Proteins from a genomic interval of Micromonospora sp. NBC_00389:
- a CDS encoding MarR family winged helix-turn-helix transcriptional regulator — MDSGARELGLRLYDLIKTVRLLKQRRADERPAIPPGLLGMLVQIDQLSSGCHARELAHRTRLDPSTVSRSVAALVAHGLVERRPDPTDKRATFLAVTPAGQAALADTHGWYGEVLERALADWTPDELAALSAALGRFTGDIEVALGNHDNLEAAR; from the coding sequence GTGGACAGCGGCGCTCGTGAACTCGGCCTTCGCCTGTACGACCTGATCAAAACCGTTCGGCTGCTGAAGCAACGCCGGGCCGACGAGCGGCCGGCGATTCCGCCGGGCCTGCTCGGCATGCTCGTGCAGATCGATCAGCTCTCCAGCGGCTGCCACGCCCGCGAACTGGCCCACCGCACTCGGCTCGACCCGTCGACCGTCAGCCGCTCCGTCGCGGCGCTCGTCGCGCACGGCCTGGTCGAGCGGCGGCCCGACCCCACCGACAAGCGGGCGACCTTCCTGGCGGTCACCCCGGCTGGTCAGGCTGCCCTGGCCGACACCCACGGCTGGTACGGCGAGGTGCTCGAACGAGCGCTCGCCGACTGGACTCCCGACGAGCTGGCCGCACTGAGCGCCGCCCTCGGCCGGTTCACCGGCGACATTGAGGTCGCCCTCGGAAACCACGACAACCTGGAGGCCGCGCGATGA
- a CDS encoding TetR/AcrR family transcriptional regulator: protein MDETTGLRERKKAATRLALHEAALRLAAEQGIDAVTVEAIADAANVSRRTFSNYFSGKEQALFHGDTMRLHRLLQLIREQPVDEPPWTVLSRAAERLTEEVFGGSEPSWLTQRRKLRGHPGLAPHQVAAYAAIERELAAELAHRLTGADVALRSRLLAATFLAILRVAVQHWIEHPGDPLRETVRTALVAAAPAATPGGHRTSTGT from the coding sequence ATGGACGAGACCACCGGGCTGCGGGAGCGCAAGAAGGCGGCGACCCGCCTCGCCCTGCACGAGGCGGCCCTCCGCCTCGCCGCCGAACAGGGAATCGACGCGGTGACCGTCGAGGCGATCGCCGACGCCGCCAACGTCTCCCGGCGGACCTTCTCCAACTACTTCTCAGGCAAGGAACAGGCGCTCTTTCACGGCGACACCATGCGCCTGCACCGGCTGTTGCAGCTGATCCGCGAACAGCCCGTCGACGAGCCGCCGTGGACCGTGCTGAGCCGGGCAGCCGAGCGCCTCACCGAGGAGGTTTTCGGAGGGTCTGAGCCTTCCTGGCTGACCCAACGCCGGAAGCTACGCGGGCACCCCGGCCTGGCCCCACACCAGGTCGCGGCGTACGCCGCGATCGAGCGCGAGCTGGCCGCAGAACTCGCCCACCGGCTCACCGGCGCCGACGTTGCACTGCGCTCCCGCCTCCTGGCCGCGACCTTCCTGGCCATCCTGCGGGTCGCCGTCCAGCACTGGATCGAGCACCCGGGCGACCCGCTGCGGGAGACCGTCCGGACCGCGCTCGTCGCAGCCGCTCCCGCGGCGACCCCCGGAGGCCACCGGACCAGCACCGGCACCTAG
- a CDS encoding MFS transporter, with amino-acid sequence MATTDKASGDRLGATLIMACLGVFVAYLPVTTVSVSLPAIQRGLNASTADLSWVSDAFVLPMAALILTAGVFGDVHGRKKVFQAGLLFCAIGAAVALSAQSIAMVWVGQALAGVGAAALLPATLALISHAVPDSRKRGKYISLWATSLMLALALGPLLAGAILEHASWRWIYLPAIPLALLTALIAIPLVTDSRAPGKRHLDWPGQITAALAIVALVFAVIEGGAGSFSDPIVLLAFAVAALSLAAFVVIERRSDSPMLSPALFASRGFNATAVIAMVSFMGVIGSIFVLSLYLGLVQQLSTMDAALRLLTNTAVPVVVGPLIARLMHRVQVRWLLSAGLFIAAIALYFLSTVDADTSFGQLSWRLALFGLGLGAVLTPMTATAVSSVPFPLAGMAAAGNNAFRQVGGALGPAVLGALLTSKAASALPGHLTDAGVSGEHQQAATAAMDDSGFQAVAAVDYGAQQDGALNALNKAFLDGFQLSLTVSATLMVIAALAAIVLLGRPRPVRDPQPAAQLPETVPA; translated from the coding sequence ATGGCAACAACGGACAAGGCGTCGGGAGACCGGCTCGGCGCGACACTGATCATGGCATGCCTGGGGGTGTTCGTCGCATACCTGCCAGTGACGACAGTGTCGGTGAGCCTGCCAGCGATTCAACGCGGGCTGAACGCGTCGACCGCCGACCTGTCCTGGGTGTCGGACGCCTTCGTACTGCCGATGGCCGCCCTGATCCTGACCGCCGGCGTCTTCGGCGACGTTCACGGGCGCAAGAAGGTGTTCCAGGCCGGCCTGCTGTTCTGCGCGATCGGCGCGGCCGTCGCGCTGTCCGCACAGTCGATCGCGATGGTCTGGGTCGGCCAGGCGCTCGCCGGTGTGGGAGCGGCCGCTCTGCTGCCCGCCACGCTGGCGCTCATCAGCCACGCCGTGCCGGACTCGAGGAAACGCGGCAAATACATCAGCCTCTGGGCCACCTCACTGATGCTCGCCCTCGCGCTCGGCCCCCTGCTGGCCGGGGCGATCCTCGAGCACGCGTCCTGGCGCTGGATCTACCTGCCGGCCATCCCGCTCGCGCTGCTCACCGCCCTGATCGCCATTCCGCTGGTGACCGACTCGCGGGCCCCGGGAAAGCGGCACCTGGACTGGCCGGGACAGATCACCGCCGCCCTGGCCATCGTCGCCCTGGTCTTCGCCGTCATCGAGGGCGGCGCCGGCTCGTTCAGCGACCCCATCGTGCTCCTGGCCTTCGCCGTGGCCGCGCTCAGCCTCGCCGCGTTCGTCGTGATCGAGCGGCGTAGCGACTCGCCGATGCTGAGCCCCGCCCTGTTCGCCAGCCGCGGCTTCAACGCCACCGCCGTGATCGCCATGGTCAGCTTCATGGGCGTGATCGGCAGCATCTTCGTGCTCAGCCTCTACCTCGGCCTGGTCCAGCAGCTGTCGACCATGGACGCGGCGCTGCGACTGCTGACCAACACGGCAGTGCCGGTCGTCGTGGGGCCACTGATCGCCCGCCTCATGCACCGCGTGCAGGTGCGCTGGCTGCTCAGCGCCGGCCTGTTCATCGCGGCGATTGCCCTGTACTTCCTCAGCACCGTCGACGCCGACACGTCGTTCGGGCAGCTGAGCTGGCGGCTCGCCCTGTTCGGACTGGGCCTCGGCGCGGTGCTGACCCCGATGACCGCCACCGCGGTCAGCTCCGTGCCGTTCCCGCTGGCCGGCATGGCCGCCGCGGGCAACAACGCGTTCCGCCAGGTCGGCGGCGCGCTCGGCCCCGCCGTCCTGGGCGCCCTGCTGACCAGCAAGGCGGCCAGCGCCCTGCCGGGTCACCTCACCGACGCCGGGGTCAGCGGGGAGCACCAGCAGGCCGCCACCGCGGCGATGGACGACAGCGGCTTCCAAGCAGTCGCCGCCGTCGACTACGGCGCTCAGCAGGACGGCGCGCTGAACGCCCTCAACAAGGCGTTCCTCGACGGCTTCCAACTGTCCCTGACCGTGTCGGCCACACTGATGGTCATCGCCGCGCTGGCCGCGATCGTCCTGCTGGGCCGCCCGCGCCCGGTGCGCGACCCGCAGCCTGCGGCCCAGCTACCAGAAACCGTCCCGGCCTGA
- a CDS encoding Lrp/AsnC family transcriptional regulator encodes MTPSLDQLDLQLLQALQLDGRAPFSRIAAALGVSDQTVARRFRRLHTKVGLRVLGMADESRLGRSNWFVRLQCTPDMAERLADALARRPDTSYVALISGGSEVVCAMKPRSHTVRDELLLGRLPRTQRVIGFSAHCLLHRFYGGRLGWLQKVNALTTEQEAALRPPPVEAAPGTVTIDDTDEELLAALFRDGRAGLAELQTACGQSEDVVRRRLDRLRDSGVLYFAVQYSPEHLGHEVGALLWLTVAPSALAEVGNALAEHAEVEFAAAATGRVNIIAAVRCRGTEELYAYLNDKIGALDGIRTVETALILRQIKQLALAPGAVPD; translated from the coding sequence GTGACCCCTTCCCTGGACCAACTCGACCTGCAACTGCTGCAGGCCCTGCAACTCGACGGTCGCGCCCCGTTCAGCCGGATCGCGGCCGCCCTCGGTGTCTCGGACCAGACCGTCGCCCGGCGCTTCCGCCGCCTGCACACGAAGGTGGGCCTGCGTGTGCTGGGCATGGCCGACGAGAGCCGGCTCGGCCGCTCCAACTGGTTTGTCCGGCTGCAGTGCACCCCGGACATGGCCGAGCGGCTGGCCGACGCGCTCGCCCGCCGCCCGGACACGTCCTACGTCGCACTGATTTCCGGCGGCAGCGAGGTGGTCTGCGCGATGAAACCCCGCAGCCACACCGTCCGAGACGAACTTCTACTGGGTCGGTTGCCGCGCACCCAGCGGGTGATCGGATTCAGCGCGCACTGCCTGTTGCACCGCTTCTACGGCGGCCGCCTCGGCTGGCTGCAGAAGGTCAACGCCCTCACGACCGAGCAGGAGGCGGCACTTCGACCCCCACCGGTCGAGGCGGCGCCCGGCACCGTCACGATCGACGACACCGACGAGGAACTGCTTGCCGCGCTGTTCCGGGACGGCCGGGCCGGCCTCGCCGAACTGCAGACAGCATGCGGCCAGTCCGAGGACGTGGTGCGGCGCCGCCTCGACCGGCTGCGGGACAGCGGCGTCCTCTACTTCGCGGTGCAGTACTCCCCGGAACATCTCGGCCACGAGGTGGGCGCGCTGCTGTGGCTGACCGTGGCGCCGTCTGCGCTGGCCGAGGTGGGGAACGCGCTGGCCGAGCACGCGGAGGTGGAGTTCGCCGCCGCGGCCACCGGCCGGGTGAACATCATCGCGGCCGTCCGCTGCCGGGGCACCGAGGAACTGTACGCGTACCTGAACGACAAGATCGGCGCTCTGGACGGCATCCGTAC